Below is a window of Candidatus Viadribacter manganicus DNA.
GCGCACTCCTTTGTACCTATTCGGTACTGTAGGTCGCGTCCGCGCGGATGACGAGGCCGACGCCATCCGTTTCATGGGTTTCCGCAGCACGTTCGCCGCGGTGGTTCCGATAAATCAGCGTGTGACCGCGCGCACCAACCAGCAGAACTTCCGGGGTGAAAGTGAGCTGCGGCGCACGTTCGAGCGCCTTCTCGAAATAAAGACGCAGCAAGTCTTTGCCTTGGATCACGCCGTCCGGCGAAAAGCCTAGAGCCGCGATGTAGGGAGAGGAAAACTCGATGTCGTCAGCGTAGAGCGCGCAGATGGCGTCGAGATCTCGCTTGTTCCACGCTTCGTAATAGCGCTTGGCGAATTCAACGTCGTTCATGCGGCTGTCTTCGGCGCGAAATGCGGGTGCACCAAGGCGCCGCCCTTACTCAGCATGGCGCCTTTGATGATTTCGTCATCCCAAGCCGGCGCGAACGCTTTGCTTTCCTTGTCCGCCAGCAATGGCAGCAGCGCGAGGAAGTTCTTGGCGTAGAGCGAAGACGCATCAGACGCCAGTCGCGCCGGCAGATTGGTGAAACCCATGATCTTCACACCGCCAACTTCGACGAGTTCATCCGGTTTCGAGAGCGGGCAATTGCCGCCCTGAGCAACGGCGAGATCGATAATTATAGACCCTGGACGCATCGATTTAGCTTGCGCCTCAGTAACCAGCACTGGCGCCGCACGCCCCGGGATCAACGCCGTAGTGATGACGATATCCTGCTTGGCAATGTGCTCCGTAACGAGCGCGGCTTGCTTGGCCTGATATTCGCCGCTCATCGCCTTGGCGTAACCCGCAGTAGTTTCCGCCTGTTTGAATTCTTCGTCCTCAACGGCGATGAACTTACCGCCGAGCGAAGCAACTTGCTCCTTCGTAGCGGGCCGCACGTCAGTCGCGCTAACAACAGCGCCAAGGCGGCGCGCGGTTGCAATCGCCTGGAGCCCCGCAACGCCAACCCCCATGATGAAGACCTTCGCAGCGGCAATCGTGCCTGCCGCCGTCATCATCATCGGAAATGCGCGACCATAGAGCGCCGACGCTTCAATCACCGCGCGATACCCGGCAAGGTTCGCTTGCGATGAAAGCGCATCCATCGATTGCGCTCGAGAAATGCGCGGAATGAACTCCATCGCGAGCGCCTCGATCTTAGCCTTCGCGAGCGCATCGATGGTCGCTTTATCGCCGTACGGCTCAAGCAAAGAAACAAAACCGGAGCCAGCCTTGATCTTACCGATCTCCGCATCGGACGGTCGCCGCACTTTGACGACGAGGTCAGCAGCGCCAATCCCACCGTCAGCGCTGATCTCGGCGCCAGCGGCTTTGAATTGTTCGTCCGGAAAACTCGCGCGCGCACCTGCCCCCGCTTCAACGGTGACACTATGCCCAAGTCCAACGATCTTCTTGACCGTCTCCGGCGTTGCCGCGACCCGGGTCTCCCCAGGCGCGCTCTCCTTGAGGACGGCGATCTTCAACGATCAGCCCGCTGCGCTGGTCAGGGCGGGAATGATGAGGCCGCCGAGCACCATCAGCACCCAAAGCGCCACTTGCACCGCCCAATAAACTCCCGAGAGACGGAAAGACAGACCGAGCGCAACGCCGATAACAACGAACGCCGCGAGCCCCGCCCACCAGCCAGCGCCGATCGCGAATGCCAAAGTGAGCAACGCCACAATCTGCGCGGTCAGGCCACAGCCCCAAACCGTCGCCGCCAGAAACCCGCCAAAGGTC
It encodes the following:
- a CDS encoding nuclear transport factor 2 family protein; the protein is MNDVEFAKRYYEAWNKRDLDAICALYADDIEFSSPYIAALGFSPDGVIQGKDLLRLYFEKALERAPQLTFTPEVLLVGARGHTLIYRNHRGERAAETHETDGVGLVIRADATYSTE
- a CDS encoding Re/Si-specific NAD(P)(+) transhydrogenase subunit alpha, translated to MKIAVLKESAPGETRVAATPETVKKIVGLGHSVTVEAGAGARASFPDEQFKAAGAEISADGGIGAADLVVKVRRPSDAEIGKIKAGSGFVSLLEPYGDKATIDALAKAKIEALAMEFIPRISRAQSMDALSSQANLAGYRAVIEASALYGRAFPMMMTAAGTIAAAKVFIMGVGVAGLQAIATARRLGAVVSATDVRPATKEQVASLGGKFIAVEDEEFKQAETTAGYAKAMSGEYQAKQAALVTEHIAKQDIVITTALIPGRAAPVLVTEAQAKSMRPGSIIIDLAVAQGGNCPLSKPDELVEVGGVKIMGFTNLPARLASDASSLYAKNFLALLPLLADKESKAFAPAWDDEIIKGAMLSKGGALVHPHFAPKTAA
- a CDS encoding aa3-type cytochrome c oxidase subunit IV; translated protein: MAQSGAHGNMDISDQKATFGGFLAATVWGCGLTAQIVALLTLAFAIGAGWWAGLAAFVVIGVALGLSFRLSGVYWAVQVALWVLMVLGGLIIPALTSAAG